The genome window GTCTCGGCAGAAACGCTCTTGGCCGCATCGTTGAGATGCACTTCACGGTCGTCGATCCCGCGCGACAGCCGGGCGAGCCGCTGGCCGATGCTGCCGTAGCGGCGCATCAGGTCGTTTTCCTCCATCTGCTGCAACTGGCCGATGGTGCGGATGCCGTCCGCCTCGAGCGTCGCCGCAAACGCTTTGCCGACGCCCCAGATCGTGGTGACGGGACGCGGCGCCAGGAATTCGACTGCTTCTTCGCGCCCGATGACGGAAAAGCCGCGCGGCTTCTGCAGGTCGGAGGCGACCTTGGCGAGGAATTTGCAATAGGAAAGCCCGACCGAAACGGTGATGCCGATCTCCTTTTCGATACGGCGGGCGAATTTGGCGAGCGTGCGCGCCGGCGGATCGTGATGCAGTCTCTCGGTGCCGCCAAGCTCCAGAAAGGCCTCGTCGATCGACAGCGGCTGTACCAGCGGCGTCAGCTCCTGCATCAGTGCTCGCACCTGCCGCCCCACCCGGACATATTTCTCCATGTCGGGGCGGATGACGATCGCCTGCGGGCATGCCTCCAGCGCCTTGAACATCGGCATCGCCGAACGCACGCCGTGGATGCGGGCGATATAGCAGGCGGTGGAGACGACGCCGCGTTTGCCGCCGCCGATGATCACAGGCTTATCGGCAAGTTCCGGATTGTCGCGTTTCTCCACGGCCGCATAGAAGGCGTCGCAATCGATATGTGCAAGCGTCAATGCGTAGAGCTCGCGATGGCGTACGAGGCGGGGGCTGCCGCAGGAAATGCATCGGCGCGCCTCGCCCTTCTGCTCGGCAAGGCAGTCGCGACAGAAGCCGGTTGTCTTGTCGGGCGCGGGTGTCATGATGAGAACAAAGATTGAACGCCAGGACATTACGCCTTAAGCTTGCGAGTCACAAGAGAGGGGGAAGCTTTGCCTTTGGATAATGGTCTTCGTTTCGAACCGGTCACGTCAGAGCGCTGGGACGACTTCGAAACCCTGTTCGGGTCGCAGGGGGCTTTCTGTAATTGCTGGTGCGTGGCGCTGCGCTTGCCGCATGCAACGAGGACTGGGATGGCTGCCGATGAGCGCAGGGCGCATATGCGAGATCGGATCAAAGCAGGCCCGCCGCCGGGCATTCTCTGTTATGCCGATGGCGCGCCGGTCGCCTGGGTACAGGTCGGGCCGCGCCATGACGTACCGCAATTCAATTCGCCGCGCACCGTCTCGCGGCCGCTGGAGGAGGGCGATGCGCGTGATCCGTCGAACTGGGCCGTCAGCTGCTTCTTCCTGCTGCCCAAGCTGCGCGGCAAGGGAATGAGCCATCGCCTGCTCGCCGCCGCGATCGATCATGCGCGGCGCCATGGCGCGCGGCGGCTGGAAGCCTGTCCGATCGATCATGTGAAGCAGTCGAAATCGGTGACGCTCTGCATCGGCTCGACGGCGATCTTCGATGCAGCCGGTTTCGAGACGGTGGCGCGGCGCAAGGACGGCCGCCCGCTCATGCGGCTGGAACTGCGCGACCGACCGTGCCGGACAGAAAATGCGCTTGGATGAGCTCGGCCGCATGCGCCCAGTCGGCGGCGCGGGTGATGTCGTCGGCCGCCGCCGGTGCGAAACGATGGACGGGCGAGTTCGGCATCAGGTGAATCAGCAGGCAATCGGCGACGTGATCCCTGACGGAATGCAGATTGCGCGCCATATCATCGATGAAGACGACGGGAAGGGAGCGGCTGGCATGCAAGGCGTGAACGATCGGCCCCTTGGGCTCTTCGGTGGCAAGCAACGGAAAGAGCAGGCCGATCCTGTCGAGCAGGCGACGGCGCTGCTCCTGGAACCGCGGCTGCATGGCCGTCAGGAAAAGCACATCCGCCTCTTGCGAAAGCTGGTCGAGCGTTTCGACGACGCGGTCGAGCGGGGTCTGCCACTGCTCCTGCGCTGCGAAGAATTCCTCGATCAGCCGGCTGACCTGCTGATCCTCGATCTCCGTGCCATCAGCTTGCGAGACGATGTTGCCATGAAGCTTGAACGAGCGCGGCAGAAACGCGTGACCCTGGCTCTCAAGGAAAAGCTGGAAGGGACCGATGAACTGCAGCACGACGTCGTCGACGTCACAGACGATCAACGGCCGTTCGCCGAGGCGGATATGCGAGATGTCGAATTCCCCGGAGGTCACGGTCAGTATTCTCCGGAATCGAGGCCCGGCGACGAGAAATGCTGCCAGGCGGCGGTTACCGTCTCCGGGCTTATGCCGCTCGCCGCGCAGAAGGCCAATGCCGTCGGTTCGTGGTTCATCAGGAAATCCATCATGCCGGCGAGGAATCCCGGATCGTTGACGGCGCTGCGCACCTGGCCGGGCGCAACACCCGTGAGCGCAAGGAAGCGGCCGAACATGTCGGGATCGTCGGCAAGCCAGCCGAGCACGGCGATCGCGGTTGCGTGCGGGTCGGCGGCCGGTTGTTTCGAAGTCTTGAAGTTGCTTTGCATTTCGAGGGGTAAGTTACCTTTTCTTCAACCAAATACCGGTAGCGTGCGCTATCGGTTTCACGGAGCTATTGTCCGCATGTGCCTTTCCCATGGGACGAACAGCTGCGCGAACGGACGTAGGGACAGCTTGTCATGCCCAAACAGGTGATGATTGTAGAAGATAACGAGCTCAACATGAAGCTCTTTCGCGACCTCATCGAGGCGTCCGGCTATACCACGATCCAGACCAGAAACGGCATGGAGGCGCTGGATCTGGCGCGCAAGCATCGCCCCGACCTCATCCTGATGGATATTCAGCTTCCCGAGGTCTCCGGCCTCGAAGTCACGAAATGGCTGAAGGAAGACGACGAGCTGCACGTGATTCCCGTCATCGCCGTCACGGCTTTCGCGATGAAGGGCGACGAGGAGCGGATCCGCCAGGGCGGTTGCGAGGCCTATGTTTCCAAGCCGATCTCGGTTCCGAAATTCATCGAGACGATCAAGACCTATCTGGGCGATGCCTGACGCATCGGAAAGACAATTATGACTGCGCGAATACTGGTGGTTGACGATATTCCGGCCAATGTGAAGCTGCTCGAAGCGCGGCTGCTCGCGGAATATTTCGACGTGATGACCGCAGCCGACGGCCACACGGCGCTGGCGATCTGCGAGCGCAACCAGGTCGATCTCATCCTGCTCGACATCATGATGCCCGGGATAGACGGTTTCGAAGTCTGCGAGCGGCTGAAGGCCAGCCAGAAGACCGCCCATATTCCCGTCGTCATGGTCACCGCGCTCGACCAGCCGGCCGATCGCGTGCGCGGCCTGAAGGCCGGCGCCGACGATTTCCTCACCAAGCCGGTCAACGATCTGCAGCTGATCTCGCGGGTGAAGAGCCTGCTACGGTTAAAGACGCTGAGCGATGAGCTGCGCATTCGCGCCGACACCGCCCATACGATGGGCATCGACGACCTCACGCGGGCAGGCGAGGGCCGCGCCGACGAAACCGCTCAGGTCCTACTCGTCGACGGCCGCGCGAATTCGCAGGAGCGCATCATCAAGGCGCTGAAGCCCGTCGCCGACGTGCTTGCCCTTTCCGATCCGCAGGCCGCCCTGTTCGAGGCGGCCGAGAGCGCCTTCGATCTCGTCATCGTCAACGCCAACTTCGACGATTACGATCCGCTTCGCCTCTGCTCGCAGCTGCGCTCGCTGGAGCGCACACGCTTCCTGCCGATCCTGATCATCACCGAGCAGGGGGCTGACGAGATGGTGGTGCGCGCACTCGATCTCGGCGTCAACGATTACATCATCCGCCCGGTCGATCCCAACGAACTGCTTGCCCGCAGCCTGACGCAGATCCGCCGCAAGCGCTACAACGACCGCCTGCGCGCCAGCGTCAAGCAGACGATCGAGCTTGCCGTGACCGATCCGCTGACCGGCCTTTACAACAGGCGCTATCTCGACAACCACCTGAATGTGCTCTTCAACCGTTCAATGGCGCGGGGCAGGCCGCTTTCGGTGCTGATCACCGATATCGATCGCTTCAAGCAGGTAAACGACACCTATGGCCATGACGGCGGCGACGAAGTGCTGCGGGAATTTGCAAACCGCGTCCGTTCGACCATTCGCGGTGCGGACCTCGCCTGCCGTTACGGCGGCGAGGAATTCGTCGTCGTGATGCCCGACACCTCGCCGGAAATTGCCGCCACCGTCGCCGAGCGCCTGCGCGCGGCGATCGAAAGCGCTCCCTTCATGCTGAAACACGCCGGTGAGGCGCTGAACGTCACCGCGTCCTTCGGCATCGCCTCGCGGATTGCAGCCGTGCTGACCCCGGACCAGCTGATGAAGCAGGCCGATCTCGCGCTTTACGAGGCCAAGAATACCGGCCGCAACCGCGTGGTCGCCGCAGCCGCCTGACGAATCATTTGCCGCCACAGGCGTCGTTTGCGGGTTTTCCACTGCGGTAAGCGAATTGTTACCGATTTTTAATCCTCGCCTGGGCAATTCGAGGCGAAATTTTAGAACTCAATAGCCTAAAAATGGACTTCCGGCGTTGCTGCGGATCTGTCGCCGCGTGACAGTCTTGAGGGCGCCGAGGCCCTGGCTTCAGATGAAATGGAGACTATAAAAAATGCCCGTCGCCTGCAGCCTCAAATAGAGTGCGGCGGCGTCACCTCACGTAGGGGGAGGGGAGGCGTAAGTTATTACGTTATAGTGTCGAATTTCTTGGCGTGATCCGACATTAGGCTTCGGGCCTAAGCAGAGCCGATAAATCATTGCATGTCCCAAAATTGGACTTTTAACCATAGAATCAAGCTAAGAAATTTCACCATTAAGAATTTGTTGATTTTCTTTCATTTCTGCGCAAATTATCGGCTCATAAGAGAAGCGCTCCCGTTGAGGAGTTGTCGATACCCCATGATGCTCAGGTCCGCCGCATCTCCTGGGTCGTGGGGTCGGTCGGCTGGTACGCAAATTATAGCGGTTCCTCGTGCCGTTTTGCATGCTGGCCGACCCCCTTACACGAAAACGCCGCCACTTCCCGAAGATGGAAGGGCGGCGTTTTTCTGTTTGCGCTATCATCTTCCAGTGAGGATCAATTCGGGCAACAAAAAACGCGCAACCCGAGGGCGCGCGCTTTTTGAATCCCCGACATCAAGTGATTACTTGATCTTGGTTTCCTTGAACTCGACATGCTTCTTTGCAATCGGGTCGTACTTGGTCTTCGTCATCTTGTCCGTCATCGTACGGCTGTTCTTCGTCGTGACGTAGAAGAAACCGGTGTCGGCTGTCGACAGCAGCTTGATCTTGATTGTTGTAGCCTTGGCCATAGTCGTCCTGCCTTTAAGAAATGAAAGCCGTGGAAGCCGGATGGGCTCCACGGCAAATTCTGGCGCGAAACTACGAATCTCGCCCGAAAAGTCAAGTCCGTTTTCGAATGAACATCAGTCTGATGCCGGAAAGTAGGGCGTAAAGACCGAAGAAAGCGGCAATCGCCCAGGCAAACCCGTTATTTCCAGCGACATCGATCGCCGCGCCGATCGCCTGCGGCCCGGCCACGGTTCCCATCGCATAACAGAAGACGAAGGCAGCATTGGCGGCCGCAAGGTCGGAGCCCGTCAGCCGCGAGCCGAGATGGCTGAGGCCGACCGTATAGAGGCCGGAGACGCAACCGCCCCAGAAAAGCAGCAGCCCTGCCATCAGCAG of Rhizobium sp. BT04 contains these proteins:
- a CDS encoding DNA polymerase IV, producing MTPAPDKTTGFCRDCLAEQKGEARRCISCGSPRLVRHRELYALTLAHIDCDAFYAAVEKRDNPELADKPVIIGGGKRGVVSTACYIARIHGVRSAMPMFKALEACPQAIVIRPDMEKYVRVGRQVRALMQELTPLVQPLSIDEAFLELGGTERLHHDPPARTLAKFARRIEKEIGITVSVGLSYCKFLAKVASDLQKPRGFSVIGREEAVEFLAPRPVTTIWGVGKAFAATLEADGIRTIGQLQQMEENDLMRRYGSIGQRLARLSRGIDDREVHLNDAAKSVSAETTFFDDIWRYDDLVPILRNLSEKVSWRLKKNGIAGQTVVLKMKSADFKSRTRNRKLEDPTQLADRIFRTGLELLEKETDGTKFRLLGIGVTDLGDAARADPPDLIDRQSGRRAAAEAAMDKLRDKFGKNTVETGYTFGSGKRDH
- a CDS encoding GNAT family N-acetyltransferase → MDNGLRFEPVTSERWDDFETLFGSQGAFCNCWCVALRLPHATRTGMAADERRAHMRDRIKAGPPPGILCYADGAPVAWVQVGPRHDVPQFNSPRTVSRPLEEGDARDPSNWAVSCFFLLPKLRGKGMSHRLLAAAIDHARRHGARRLEACPIDHVKQSKSVTLCIGSTAIFDAAGFETVARRKDGRPLMRLELRDRPCRTENALG
- a CDS encoding DUF3572 domain-containing protein — its product is MQSNFKTSKQPAADPHATAIAVLGWLADDPDMFGRFLALTGVAPGQVRSAVNDPGFLAGMMDFLMNHEPTALAFCAASGISPETVTAAWQHFSSPGLDSGEY
- a CDS encoding response regulator gives rise to the protein MPKQVMIVEDNELNMKLFRDLIEASGYTTIQTRNGMEALDLARKHRPDLILMDIQLPEVSGLEVTKWLKEDDELHVIPVIAVTAFAMKGDEERIRQGGCEAYVSKPISVPKFIETIKTYLGDA
- a CDS encoding PleD family two-component system response regulator → MTARILVVDDIPANVKLLEARLLAEYFDVMTAADGHTALAICERNQVDLILLDIMMPGIDGFEVCERLKASQKTAHIPVVMVTALDQPADRVRGLKAGADDFLTKPVNDLQLISRVKSLLRLKTLSDELRIRADTAHTMGIDDLTRAGEGRADETAQVLLVDGRANSQERIIKALKPVADVLALSDPQAALFEAAESAFDLVIVNANFDDYDPLRLCSQLRSLERTRFLPILIITEQGADEMVVRALDLGVNDYIIRPVDPNELLARSLTQIRRKRYNDRLRASVKQTIELAVTDPLTGLYNRRYLDNHLNVLFNRSMARGRPLSVLITDIDRFKQVNDTYGHDGGDEVLREFANRVRSTIRGADLACRYGGEEFVVVMPDTSPEIAATVAERLRAAIESAPFMLKHAGEALNVTASFGIASRIAAVLTPDQLMKQADLALYEAKNTGRNRVVAAAA
- the rpmG gene encoding 50S ribosomal protein L33 — protein: MAKATTIKIKLLSTADTGFFYVTTKNSRTMTDKMTKTKYDPIAKKHVEFKETKIK